The Cloacibacillus sp. genomic interval GCGCCACGTGAAGTATCTTCATGACGCCGTAGATAAGCGCAAGACCCAGCGTGATGAGAGAATACATCGCTCCCGCCGCCAGGCCGTTCAACAGTTGTTCAACAAGTAAATCCATCAGGTCACTCCCTAAACTATGCGCGTATGAAAAGTTTTCATTTAATTACCGGAGCTATTCTACTCCCATGGAATGAGTTTGTAAATTTACTAAAGGCTGCAAGCGGCAATGATTTTTTGTATGATTCGTAAAATTGAATATATTGTCACGCAGAGAAAAGGCTCTTACGCGCGGTTCTTTTCAATTACAAGAAAGATGCTTGAGTCGTCCACTTCAAAAATCCGCCAGGGGTATCCCGACGCAAGGCCGATTTTTTCAAAATCTTCAATAGAGTGTGTTGTCGCTTTGAAGCCGTCTTTGCAGACGATGACGCCCTCTTTGGTTTTCTCAAAGTCGATATCCCCGAGCAGCCCCTTCTCGGCCTGCTCCACGAACCAGGCAAGACGCGATTCCCAGAACTTTGGATGATAGGTGCTGAAATAGGCGCGCCCGCCCTCCTTGAGAGATCTAAGCGCATGGGCCGCGAATGCTTCCGGAACCGTCGCCTTAACGGCTGACAAGGCGTTTTGCAGACAGAGCACCGCGTTAAAGCAGCAGTCGTAATCCATCGTGTGTACGT includes:
- a CDS encoding class I SAM-dependent methyltransferase translates to MTENYYAKSLNAKRLQQVYETAIPRVEQYLRCEIEFVASDLKKSDDVLELAAGYGRIMKEVAPFAKSVTGLDISCENVRYGKEYLKDSPNVTLLEMDVHTMDYDCCFNAVLCLQNALSAVKATVPEAFAAHALRSLKEGGRAYFSTYHPKFWESRLAWFVEQAEKGLLGDIDFEKTKEGVIVCKDGFKATTHSIEDFEKIGLASGYPWRIFEVDDSSIFLVIEKNRA